The following are encoded together in the Diachasmimorpha longicaudata isolate KC_UGA_2023 chromosome 3, iyDiaLong2, whole genome shotgun sequence genome:
- the LOC135160906 gene encoding uncharacterized protein LOC135160906, whose product MTSPPIKYTTNRAIDHFNVAATLMKIIGYVDCIEGLRELPKSPSKWIYKCILNNNDGRRVRILCSGDDALKYKDEIKMYQIIKITGGIIKAANPQYRRSTDTVSDKEFQFARRSTFDIFGTFNITNGADNGRSKVISYKKLRWRTFVLLAGQSRSLDGSKSHSEALPRN is encoded by the exons ATGACATCTCCACCTATTAAATATACGACCAACAGAGCCATTGATCATTTCAATGTTGCAGCTACACTCAT gaaAATCATCGGCTACGTCGACTGCATTGAAGGCCTGAGAGAGTTGCCAAAGTCTCCATCTAAGTGGATTTACAAGtgcattttaaataacaatgatgGCAGAAGGGTTCGCATACTTTGCTCGGGGGATGATGCTCTCAAATACAAGGATGAGATCAAGATGTATCAG ataataaaaatcactggaggGATTATTAAAGCGGCCAATCCACAGTATCGGCGATCAACGGACACTGTGAGcgacaaagaatttcaatttgcacGTAGGAGCACTTTCGACATCTTTGGCACATTTAACATTACGAATGGAGCTGACAATGGAAGGTCGAAGGTCatctcatataaaaaattgagatggagAACGTTTGTGCTGCTCGCGGGCCAGTCCAGATCACTGGATGGCTCAAAGAGCCATTCAGAAGCATTACCACG aaactGA